In the Nocardia asteroides genome, CACGGCGTCACCGGGCGGGCGGCCGTCCATGTCTGAGCAGCTCGCCCCCACCCTCTGCCCGCCGCGGGTGCGGCAGCACGACGTGATCGTGGTCGGCGCGGGCCAGGCCGGGCTCGCGGTGAGCTGGCACCTGACCCGCCGCGGCATCGACCACCTGCTGCTGGAGCGCGACACCGTCGCGCACGAGTGGCGCGACGGCCGCTGGGACAACTTCACCCTGGTCACCCCGAACTGGCAGTGCGTCCTGCCCGGGTACGCCTACGACGGCCCCGACCCGGACGGCTTCATGGCGCGCGACGAGGTCTACCGCTTCGTCCGCGGCTACGCCGACAGCTTCGGCGCGCCGGTGCTGGAGCACGCCGGGGTACACGCGGTGACCAGGGCGCCGCGCGGCGGCTACGACCTGGAGACCGAGGCGGGCAGCTTCCACGCGAACCAGGTGGTGGTCGCGACCGGCGGCTACCACGTGCCGACGGTGCCGCGCTTCGCCGAGCGGCTGCCCGCGGCGATCACCCAGCTGCACTCCGCCGAGTACCGCAGCCCGGCGGCGCTGCCCGCGGGCGCGGTGCTGGTGGTCGGCACCGGGCAGTCCGGCGCGCAGATCGCCGAGGACCTGCACCTGGCCGGGCGCGAGGTGCACCTCGCGGTCGGCAACGCACCCCGGGTCGCCCGCTTCTATCGGGGCCGCGACTGCGTCGCCTGGCTGCACGACATGGGGCACTACGATGTCCCGATCGACGACC is a window encoding:
- a CDS encoding MSMEG_0569 family flavin-dependent oxidoreductase, which codes for MSEQLAPTLCPPRVRQHDVIVVGAGQAGLAVSWHLTRRGIDHLLLERDTVAHEWRDGRWDNFTLVTPNWQCVLPGYAYDGPDPDGFMARDEVYRFVRGYADSFGAPVLEHAGVHAVTRAPRGGYDLETEAGSFHANQVVVATGGYHVPTVPRFAERLPAAITQLHSAEYRSPAALPAGAVLVVGTGQSGAQIAEDLHLAGREVHLAVGNAPRVARFYRGRDCVAWLHDMGHYDVPIDDQPGGIGKRENTNHYVTGRDGGRDIDLRRFALEGMALYGRMTGLDPDGTARFDSSLERSLDAADAVADGIKNAIDGYIARAGIDAPIEPRYTPVWRPEHERTALDLRAAGISTVVWSVGFRTDYRWLRAGVFDGEGHPCHNRGVTTSPGLYFVGLPWLHTWGSGRFAAIARDAEYLAERIAAAATATVAA